Proteins from one Salvelinus alpinus chromosome 34, SLU_Salpinus.1, whole genome shotgun sequence genomic window:
- the LOC139563633 gene encoding leucine-rich repeat transmembrane protein FLRT2-like — protein sequence MELHQSGRVWNKDWVSFLRPWIPILLGLHMQFSRASGSSCPEECRCDRTFVYCNERSLTSVPLGIGEGYKTLYLHNNQINNAGFPLEFYHVASVENVYLYGNQLDEFPINLPKNVRVLHLQENNIQTISRAALAQLLWLEELHLDDNSISTVGVEEGAFREAISLKMLFLTKNHLSSVPIGLPEDLKELRLDENRIAVIAEEAFRNVTRLERLLLDGNLLTDEGVAPGTFQDLVMLRELSLARNSLTYPPPLLPGDVLVKLNFQDNQMNEIPVTSFEGLRRLERLDISNNQLQSLTQGVFEGLVSLRQLTVRNNLWLCDCSINWVILWLKSLPTSLNVRGFMCQKPERVRGMVIRELNTELIQCPHSTTTAPPPINLPPTSPGLTSRSPPSSTDSPSDMHSLSPPSKLPSSPTHHPPLFSSSPPRDGEQRTNLPPLDPERENLQIKFTILNGSAIHVSWVASFPVTAYKVTWAKMGPSLSGDTVRDRMVGGEHRGIRLANLEPKSTYRICVIPLDAFNNYRPKDDTVCSEAVTKPVSYGPDNNKGPLWPEQATQQDPSSPFLLAGLIGGAVIVVLVLLLSIFCWHMHKKDRSSSTNWKYNKGRRKDDYGEAGTKKDNSILEMTETSFQIVSLNNEQLLKGDYRIQPMYTPNGGIGFRDFPVGNNSTVYCKNNVQADTDFCRA from the coding sequence ATGGAGCTCCATCAGTCAGGGCGTGTGTGGAATAAGGACTGGGTCTCTTTCCTCAGGCCGTGGATACCCATACTGCTGGGCCTGCACATGCAGTTCTCCCGAGCGTCCGGGTCCAGCTGCCCAGAGGAGTGCCGCTGTGACAGGACCTTTGTTTACTGCAATGAGAGGAGCCTGACCTCGGTGCCTCTAGGGATCGGAGAGGGCTACAAGACCCTCTACCTCCACAACAATCAGATAAACAACGCCGGCTTCCCCTTGGAGTTTTACCACGTAGCCTCCGTGGAGAATGTCTATCTCTACGGCAACCAGCTTGACGAGTTCCCCATCAACCTGCCCAAGAATGTTCGGGTGCTGCACCTGCAGGAGAACAATATCCAGACTATCTCCCGGGCCGCACTGGCCCAGCTGCTGTGGCTGGAGGAGCTACATCTGGACGATAACTCCATCTCCACGGTTGGGGTGGAAGAAGGGGCGTTCAGAGAGGCCATCAGCCTCAAGATGCTCTTCCTTACAAAGAATCACCTGAGCAGCGTTCCTATTGGTTTACCGGAAGATCTCAAAGAGCTGCGATTGGACGAGAACCGGATCGCGGTTATCGCAGAGGAGGCGTTCAGGAATGTGACGAGGTTAGAGCGCCTCCTGCTGGATGGGAACCTGCTGACAGACGAAGGTGTGGCGCCTGGAACCTTCCAGGACCTGGTAATGCTCCGGGAGCTGTCGCTGGCACGAAACTCCCTCACCTACCCGCCCCCGCTGCTCCCGGGGGACGTTCTGGTGAAGCTGAACTTTCAGGATAATCAGATGAATGAGATCCCTGTGACGTCCTTCGAGGGACTGAGAAGGCTAGAGAGGCTGGATATTTCCAACAACCAGCTGCAGTCCTTGACACAGGGGGTCTTTGAGGGCCTCGTCAGCCTCAGACAGCTCACTGTTCGGAACAACCTTTGGCTGTGTGACTGCAGCATTAACTGGGTCATACTGTGGTTAAAGTCCCTGCCAACCTCCCTCAACGTGCGCGGCTTCATGTGCCAGAAGCCTGAGAGGGTCCGTGGCATGGTAATCAGAGAGCTGAACACTGAGCTGATCCAGTGCCCTCACAGCACCACGACTGCCCCGCCGCCCATCAACCTGCCCCCCACCTCACCAGGCCTCACCTCCCGCTCCCCTCCCTCCTCGACAGACTCCCCATCAGACAtgcactccctctctcccccctccaagctcccctcctcacccacacatcacccccctctcttctcctcgtcCCCTCCCAGAGACGGGGAACAGAGGACTAACCTGCCACCCCTGGACCCAGAGCGGGAGAACCTGCAAATCAAGTTCACCATACTCAACGGTTCAGCCATCCACGTCAGCTGGGTGGCCTCCTTCCCTGTCACAGCCTACAAGGTCACCTGGGCCAAGATGGGTCCCAGCCTGTCTGGAGACACGGTCCGGGATAGGATGGTGGGAGGGGAACACCGGGGCATACGGTTGGCCAACCTCGAGCCTAAATCCACCTACCGGATCTGTGTCATCCCCTTAGACGCGTTCAATAACTACCGGCCCAAGGATGATACAGTGTGTTCAGAGGCTGTGACTAAGCCGGTCTCCTATGGTCCAGATAATAATAAAGGTCCATTGTGGCCGGAGCAGGCCACCCAGCAGGACCCCAGCTCTCCCTTCCTCCTGGCTGGCCTCATTGGAGGCGCTGTGATTGTTGTCCTGGTGCTTCTCCTCAGCATATTCTGCTGGCATATGCACAAGAAGGACCGGTCGTCCTCGACCAATTGGAAATACAACAAGGGCAGGAGAAAAGATGACTATGGAGAGGCAGGGACCAAAAAGGATAACTCTATACTGGAAATGACTGAGACCAGCTTCCAGATAGTGTCCCTGAACAACGAGCAGCTCCTGAAGGGAGACTACCGCATACAGCCCATGTATACCCCTAATGGGGGCATAGGCTTCAGAGACTTCCCTGTGGGGAACAATAGCACAGTATACTGCAAGAACAATGTTCAAGCAGACACAGACTTTTGCCGTGCATGA
- the LOC139563500 gene encoding uncharacterized protein: MDKKATGEYSDKKATGEYSDKKATGEYSDKKATGEYSDKKATGEYSDKKATGEYSDKKATGEYSDKKATGEYSDKKATGEYSDKKATGEYSDKKATGEYSDKKATGEYSDKKATGEYSDKKATGEYSDKKATGEYSDKKATGEYSDKKATGEYSDKKATGEYSDKKATGEYSDKKATGEYSDKKATGEYSDKKATGEYSDKKATGEYSDKKATGEYSDKKATGEYSDKKATGEYSDKKATGEYSDKKATSEYSDKKATGEYSDKKATGENSDKKATGEYSDKKATGEYSDKKATGEYSCVWKQTWRREVGVEVEV, encoded by the coding sequence ATGGATAAAAAGGCCACAGGTGAGTACTCTGATAAAAAGGCCACAGGTGAGTACTCTGATAAAAAGGCCACAGGTGAGTACTCTGATAAAAAGGCCACAGGTGAGTACTCTGATAAAAAGGCCACAGGTGAGTACTCTGATAAAAAGGCCACAGGTGAGTACTCTGATAAAAAGGCCACAGGTGAGTACTCTGATAAAAAGGCCACAGGTGAGTACTCTGATAAAAAGGCCACAGGTGAGTACTCTGATAAAAAGGCCACAGGTGAGTACTCTGATAAAAAGGCCACAGGTGAGTACTCTGATAAAAAGGCCACAGGTGAGTACTCTGATAAAAAGGCCACAGGTGAGTACTCTGATAAAAAGGCCACAGGTGAGTACTCTGATAAAAAGGCCACAGGTGAGTACTCTGATAAAAAGGCCACAGGTGAGTACTCTGATAAAAAGGCCACAGGTGAGTACTCTGATAAAAAGGCCACAGGTGAGTACTCTGATAAAAAGGCCACAGGTGAGTACTCTGATAAAAAGGCCACAGGTGAGTACTCTGATAAAAAGGCCACAGGTGAGTACTCTGATAAAAAGGCCACAGGTGAGTACTCTGATAAAAAGGCCACAGGTGAGTACTCTGATAAAAAGGCCACAGGTGAGTACTCTGATAAAAAGGCCACAGGTGAGTACTCTGATAAAAAGGCCACAGGTGAGTACTCTGATAAAAAGGCCACAGGTGAGTACTCTGATAAAAAGGCCACAAGTGAGTACTCTGATAAAAAGGCCACAGGTGAGTACTCTGATAAAAAGGCCACAGGTGAGAACTCTGATAAAAAGGCCACAGGTGAGTACTCTGATAAAAAGGCCACAGGTGAGTACTCTGATAAAAAGGCCACAGGTGAGTACTCCTGTGTTTGGAAGCAAACTTGGCGGAGAGaagtaggggtagaggtagaggtgtag